A window of Ananas comosus cultivar F153 linkage group 11, ASM154086v1, whole genome shotgun sequence genomic DNA:
TATAGATGCTtagtagtttaacggtgtaaaagaattgaaatcgGTTGACTTTCTGATAGAAAACTCTATTCACTGtctagataaaaataaataacccCGATTTTAAAATTGAAGAATCTGATTCTCTATTTTTAGGAAATCGTTCGATTTTCACTGTTTATTTTATGCTCGTTTGAACgatttcattataattttaagaaattatgaaatttgatttctaaaaattttaattactctagattatgtttaacgatttggatcgtcgattcagaagctttattatcgaaaacaacttatgagtatgaaggactCTATATTTAGTATAGTATCCCtactatatatgtgtgtatgtgtaaatagatgattttgcatgAATATGTATAAACATAAAAGCCCCTAACATAAAATTAAGTGATGCATCAAAATGGCTACCTTTCCAGAGTGAATTGTCAAGGAGAAGTCTGTAAAAATTGGAATGTTCGGACGGGACGGGTACTTGAAGGCGACATGCTGAAATTCGATGTCTCCTTTAACATTTGCTAAGACCACACCCTCCTCGCTGCTCGAATCGACCTTGGATTTCCGATCGATGATTCCGAATATTGAAGCAGTCGACTCCTTGGCCTTGGCGGAATCTGCGCCTAACGCACTCGTCTGCGAGATTCCCATAGTAGCCAGAACTAGTGCGAAGAAGACCTGCAGATCAACGGTGGAAGCAAGAGCTTCAGTAGAAGTGCTGTTTGGTAAAGCAGTAACATACGGCGGAAGCAAAAGCTGTTACAGAAGCCAAGCCAAATAGACTTGTAAGCATGCAAGTTCGAAGATGAGGCGTTGTGTTCTCACCCTGAAGACATCTGAAAAAGTGGCCTTGCCGTCATGCACAAATCGTGCTCCAACGTAGAAACAAAGCGCGTACGTCAGGTAGAGAGTTAAGAACGAGAACCCGAAGCCGGAGCCGCTTATAAGCCCCTGTCGCACTCCTTGTTTCACCGGCGCTTCGCATTTCTTGTTGTAGGTTTCCAACACTCTTTGCTCGGCGGAGAAAGATGCCACGGTTCGTATGCCGCTCACGGCGTCGTTCGCCACCTGGCTTGCTTCCTCATACATCACCTACAACAGAACTTGAAAAATCAGATTCTCTGTGAttataaaagacttgaatttttGGTCTCAATTGCTGCAACTACTGTTTCAGTTATTGGTTTAGAAAGTGTTCAAGAGTTTCGAAGAGACAAAATCGTATATAGAGAAATCAATATTGTCATAAGACACTAATTTCGCACCGTAAGCTACTTTCGACCAATTTCTAATCTATTTTCCGAGAGTATTTTTAGGCATATCCTAGAAGATCTCCTGAAATACCGCTGATGAGTGATTCAATTACAAATGAGAAAACCGTTCGTCAACAACCGCACTTGATGGGATCTTTCAGGGTCCCCTAAGCGCTTctcattttctaaaattaagcCCTTGTTTAGACCCATACTAGCCGAAATGCTTCGGCTTGGATTGGTTTGGAACCCTAGCGGTTGATCGACGACAACTATCGAAGAAGCATAGACATTTGAATTTAACATTACCTTAGCATCTGCACTATACCCCTTCATAAACTTTATCTGTGCATAACCTTGGAAACCAACCAAAGGGATCACCACTGTGATAATAAGTGCTAGCCTCCAACTCGCGACCATTGCTACGATAAACCCTGTGAGAAGCGTCGAAAGGCATTGAACCATCAAAGCCAGCGTATCCCCCAGAAGTCGCCGAACATTCGCAGCATCAACCGATAGCCTCGCGCCAATCGCCCCACTAcaagaaaagaagaacaaaagaagTTTTTAAGCACGGTGCAAAACTCCCGAGAACATTCGGAAACTAAGATGATGGTATTGCTATGCTTTAGTAGACCTGGAATTGCGAGGCTCGTCGAACCAGGTGATTTCTTGGTGGACGATTCTTTGAAACGACATGGAACGGATGCGTTCTATGAGCCTCCCGCCTGCTACTCCGAACAAGAAATACTCGATCGGTATCGTGAACAACGCGACTATGCCCAACACGACATACATCAATGACCAAAAGTTTGAATCCTTTCGCTGTTGATCCGGCTTTTCGAAGAATATCTTTATAGAGATCGACAGTAAAATGCCAAACATCGGGAAGAGGACTCCGTGTATTGCTGCGGCTATCGATCCTACGAGCAGAACCGGAATTTCCGGCTTGTTGAGAGAGATCAATCTTGTGATAGGAACTTCTTTAGGAGCCTCATCATCACCAGCAACTTCTTTATCTTCTGCTTCATCTTGAGGTCCAGCCTCAACTTCCATCGGACCGGTTAAGCCGAAGGGAATGGTGAAAGAACGCCTGCTGCTACTGCCGATCGAGGAACCTCGACTAGCCGATCTTTTGAATGATATGCTCCTCTTCGATTTGCTCAGCGATTTCGACTCGTGGCTCAAACTACGCATCGCGGAGTCACCGACGTGTTCTTTTGTTTCCTTGTGAGTTTCTTGCAAATGGATGAGTTGGGAATAAGCGCCATCGGGGTTCCTTATCAACTCGTCGTGACAACCTGCATTTTTAGCAATTTGCTTAGAATCTATTAACATAGTTTCTAAAGTAGGTAGTAAACTAAACAAATAACTAACTTTACGGAcgaaattgttaaaattgaaagGAATAGAGAGCGCCCTCGAAAGGAAGTGATTGTAATGAGCAAGATGAAAAAAACCTTGTTCCACTATCTTTCCCTGATGCACGACGGATATTGCATCCGCATTCCTCACGGTGCTTAGGCGATGAGCGACGACGATGGTCGTTCTCTCGAGCATGACCCTATTGAGTGCCTCTTGAACTACTCTCTCGGACTCCACATCTAGCGCGCTCGTCGCCTCATCAAGCAACAAGATCTTCGGGTCCTTCAGAATCGCCCTCGCGATCGCAATCCTTTGCTTCTGTCCTCCCGAAAGTTGCGCCCCGCGCTCACCGACCATCGTATCAAGACCCTAAAAACATAATCAAAAGAATATAAACTCATCAGAAAACTAAAAAACAATGATCAAATTATCTACAATATCTGCAAAATTGTGCAAACTACTTTGCAGCTGTCGTATTTGCGCACAAAAGTTCGCCTGAAACCTTGCTTACATGTATGCAAAAAAAATAGTCTTTGCATATAAATAGTGTTTTCAGGTACACACGCAAATACCAACTTCATATTATTCACACAATTTGACACATTTTCGGAGGTATATATGTACTGAAACCTTCTTGCAGTCCTTACATTGGGCAACTTGTCGATGAAATTTGCCGCATTCGCAAGCTCGGTCGCTCTCTTGATCTCTTCGAGTGTCGCGTTCGTTTTACCGTATGTTATGTTCTCTTTGATGGTTGTCGTAAACAACAACGGTTCTTGGCTAACAAGTCCAATCTTTTCTCTTATCCAACTAAGCCTCAAACTCTTTATGTTAACTCCGTCTATCAAAACTTCACCTGCTTGCGGATCGTAGAACCTCTCCACTAGGTTTATAACAGTTGATTTTCCACTGCCGCTCTCTCCGACGATAGCCATCGTCGTACCGCTCGACACTTTCAACGAGAATCCGTTGAATATAAGGTAGTCGGGCCGAGTAGGGTAGCTGAAGTAGACATCTTGGAGCTCGACATCGCCCTTCATGTCTTCTAACACGATGCCACTCGTGTTGTATGCGTCAATCTCTGGCTTCCGTTTGATTGTTTCGAACATTCTGTAAGCTGCAGCTTGTCCTTCAGCAAAGGCAGTCACACATGGGGTTGCCTGACCTAAAGACCTGCAAaggaaaatcaaaattcaaCTCAAAAGTAGCAACTAAAACTTAGTATGTGAAAAATCATTTCATCATAGAGCTAGATATGTGATTGAATAGTAATTCGATCTCCATAGCAATTTACTcttttgagatatatatatatatatatatatatatatatatgtgtgtgtgtgtgtgtgtgtgtgtgtgtgtgtgtgtgtgtgtgtgtgtgtaaaatcTTCTTTATCCTTTAGTGCATGGATTAATGAGGTGAAGTGATATTAACATATCTATTTTTGATAGCGGCAGATCATACATATCTATTGAATCTAGTCAGGTTCAGAATGAATGGTAAGCGAATTCAATGAATTGATCTGTCAATATCAAAATCAGCTTTTCTAAGAGCATCACCCCCTTTAGTAAACTTACATCGCACCGGTCATGACCGCGAACAAAACATTGATGACCATTCCTCCGGTGTAGCCTTTGTTGATGATCAGCCTGGAACCGTACCACATCGCCAGC
This region includes:
- the LOC109716939 gene encoding ABC transporter B family member 4-like isoform X3; amino-acid sequence: MEGRGERENGKEKEEEVKKEEEKKEEVKKVGVHRLLAFADAADGLLMAVGAVAAVANGVSQPLMTVIFGQVIDAFGGGDANSVLHRVNKVVLNFVYLAIGSMVASFFQVACWMVTGERQAARIRGLYLKAILRQDIAFFDKEMTTGQVVERMSGDTILIQDAIGEKVGKFIQLVATFLGGFIIAFTKGWLLSLVMLSSIPPVVIAGATMSWFVSKMTSRGQATYSEAGNVVEQTIGSIRTVASFNGEKKAIALYNKFIRTAYLSAVQEGTASGLGMGTVFLVLFCSYALAMWYGSRLIINKGYTGGMVINVLFAVMTGAMSLGQATPCVTAFAEGQAAAYRMFETIKRKPEIDAYNTSGIVLEDMKGDVELQDVYFSYPTRPDYLIFNGFSLKVSSGTTMAIVGESGSGKSTVINLVERFYDPQAGEVLIDGVNIKSLRLSWIREKIGLVSQEPLLFTTTIKENITYGKTNATLEEIKRATELANAANFIDKLPNGLDTMVGERGAQLSGGQKQRIAIARAILKDPKILLLDEATSALDVESERVVQEALNRVMLERTTIVVAHRLSTVRNADAISVVHQGKIVEQGCHDELIRNPDGAYSQLIHLQETHKETKEHVGDSAMRSLSHESKSLSKSKRSISFKRSASRGSSIGSSSRRSFTIPFGLTGPMEVEAGPQDEAEDKEVAGDDEAPKEVPITRLISLNKPEIPVLLVGSIAAAIHGVLFPMFGILLSISIKIFFEKPDQQRKDSNFWSLMYVVLGIVALFTIPIEYFLFGVAGGRLIERIRSMSFQRIVHQEITWFDEPRNSSGAIGARLSVDAANVRRLLGDTLALMVQCLSTLLTGFIVAMVASWRLALIITVVIPLVGFQGYAQIKFMKGYSADAKVMYEEASQVANDAVSGIRTVASFSAEQRVLETYNKKCEAPVKQGVRQGLISGSGFGFSFLTLYLTYALCFYVGARFVHDGKATFSDVFRVFFALVLATMGISQTSALGADSAKAKESTASIFGIIDRKSKVDSSSEEGVVLANVKGDIEFQHVAFKYPSRPNIPIFTDFSLTIHSGKTVALVGESGSGKSTVISLLERFYDPDSGKILFDGVEIETLRVSWLRQQMGLVSQEPVLFNDTIRANIAYGKEGEATEEDIVRVAKAANAHQFVSALPDGYDTPVGERGIQLSGGQKQRIAIARAILKDPRVLLLDEATSALDAESEHVVQEALDRVMVGRTTVVVAHRLSTIKGADMIAVLKNGMIVEKGKHEKLMGLKDGVYASLVELRMSSG
- the LOC109716939 gene encoding ABC transporter B family member 4-like isoform X1 — translated: MEGRGERENGKEKEEEVKKEEEKKEEVKKVGVHRLLAFADAADGLLMAVGAVAAVANGVSQPLMTVIFGQVIDAFGGGDANSVLHRVNKVVLNFVYLAIGSMVASFFQVACWMVTGERQAARIRGLYLKAILRQDIAFFDKEMTTGQVVERMSGDTILIQDAIGEKVGKFIQLVATFLGGFIIAFTKGWLLSLVMLSSIPPVVIAGATMSWFVSKMTSRGQATYSEAGNVVEQTIGSIRTVASFNGEKKAIALYNKFIRTAYLSAVQEGTASGLGMGTVFLVLFCSYALAMWYGSRLIINKGYTGGMVINVLFAVMTGAMSLGQATPCVTAFAEGQAAAYRMFETIKRKPEIDAYNTSGIVLEDMKGDVELQDVYFSYPTRPDYLIFNGFSLKVSSGTTMAIVGESGSGKSTVINLVERFYDPQAGEVLIDGVNIKSLRLSWIREKIGLVSQEPLLFTTTIKENITYGKTNATLEEIKRATELANAANFIDKLPNGLDTMVGERGAQLSGGQKQRIAIARAILKDPKILLLDEATSALDVESERVVQEALNRVMLERTTIVVAHRLSTVRNADAISVVHQGKIVEQGCHDELIRNPDGAYSQLIHLQETHKETKEHVGDSAMRSLSHESKSLSKSKRSISFKRSASRGSSIGSSSRRSFTIPFGLTGPMEVEAGPQDEAEDKEVAGDDEAPKEVPITRLISLNKPEIPVLLVGSIAAAIHGVLFPMFGILLSISIKIFFEKPDQQRKDSNFWSLMYVVLGIVALFTIPIEYFLFGVAGGRLIERIRSMSFQRIVHQEITWFDEPRNSSGAIGARLSVDAANVRRLLGDTLALMVQCLSTLLTGFIVAMVASWRLALIITVVIPLVGFQGYAQIKFMKGYSADAKVMYEEASQVANDAVSGIRTVASFSAEQRVLETYNKKCEAPVKQGVRQGLISGSGFGFSFLTLYLTYALCFYVGARFVHDGKATFSDVFRVFFALVLATMGISQTSALGADSAKAKESTASIFGIIDRKSKVDSSSEEGVVLANVKGDIEFQHVAFKYPSRPNIPIFTDFSLTIHSGKTVALVGESGSGKSTVISLLERFYDPDSGKILFDGVEIETLRVSWLRQQMGLVSQEPVLFNDTIRANIAYGKEGEATEEDIIRVAKAANAHQFVSALPDGYDTPVGERGIQLSGGQKQRIAIARAILKDPRVLLLDEATSALDAESEHVVQEALDRVMVGRTTVVVAHRLSTIKGADMIAVLKNGMIVEKGKHEKLMGLKDGVYASLVELRMSSG
- the LOC109716939 gene encoding ABC transporter B family member 4-like isoform X2; protein product: MEGRGERENGKEKEEEVKKEEEKKEEVKKVGVHRLLAFADAADGLLMAVGAVAAVANGVSQPLMTVIFGQVIDAFGGGDANSVLHRVNKVVLNFVYLAIGSMVASFFQVACWMVTGERQAARIRGLYLKAILRQDIAFFDKEMTTGQVVERMSGDTILIQDAIGEKVGKFIQLVATFLGGFIIAFTKGWLLSLVMLSSIPPVVIAGATMSWFVSKMTSRGQATYSEAGNVVEQTIGSIRTVASFNGEKKAIALYNKFIRTAYLSAVQEGTASGLGMGTVFLVLFCSYALAMWYGSRLIINKGYTGGMVINVLFAVMTGAMSLGQATPCVTAFAEGQAAAYRMFETIKRKPEIDAYNTSGIVLEDMKGDVELQDVYFSYPTRPDYLIFNGFSLKVSSGTTMAIVGESGSGKSTVINLVERFYDPQAGEVLIDGVNIKSLRLSWIREKIGLVSQEPLLFTTTIKENITYGKTNATLEEIKRATELANAANFIDKLPNGLDTMVGERGAQLSGGQKQRIAIARAILKDPKILLLDEATSALDVESERVVQEALNRVMLERTTIVVAHRLSTVRNADAISVVHQGKIVEQGCHDELIRNPDGAYSQLIHLQETHKETKEHVGDSAMRSLSHESKSLSKSKRSISFKRSASRGSSIGSSSRRSFTIPFGLTGPMEVEAGPQDEAEDKEVAGDDEAPKEVPITRLISLNKPEIPVLLVGSIAAAIHGVLFPMFGILLSISIKIFFEKPDQQRKDSNFWSLMYVVLGIVALFTIPIEYFLFGVAGGRLIERIRSMSFQRIVHQEITWFDEPRNSSGAIGARLSVDAANVRRLLGDTLALMVQCLSTLLTGFIVAMVASWRLALIITVVIPLVGFQGYAQIKFMKGYSADAKVMYEEASQVANDAVSGIRTVASFSAEQRVLETYNKKCEAPVKQGVRQGLISGSGFGFSFLTLYLTYALCFYVGARFVHDGKATFSDVFRVFFALVLATMGISQTSALGADSAKAKESTASIFGIIDRKSKVDSSSEEGVVLANVKGDIEFQHVAFKYPSRPNIPIFTDFSLTIHSGKTVALVGESGSGKSTVISLLERFYDPDSGKILFDGVEIETLRVSWLRQQMGLVSQEPVLFNDTIRANIAYGKEGEATEEDIVRVAKAANAHQFVSALPDGYDTPVGERGIQLSGGQKQRIAIARAILKDPRVLLLDEATSALDAESEHVVQEALDRVMVGRTTVVVAHRLSTIKGADMIAVLKNGMIVEKGKHEKLMGLKDGVYASLVELRMSSG